CACTCGTCTTGCGCAAGGTGGCGACAGGGATCCTCCAGGAGCAAGCTGATCATGGACATGACGATGGCGTCATTAATCTATCTGTGGTGGCGATGTTCGAGGAAGATGATCATGGTTACCCTGACTGGACGCACTCACTGTTCAATGACGACGGTTATAACGACGACGAGGATGACGAATGTCATGATGGTAATGGTGTTCTTGATGTGCTCGGCGAGCCCTCCGTCATGGATGTCATCAGGAGCAACCGGGAGGTGGAAGGTTTGGAGTTCAACATGGATGATGAGATTGATCAAGCTTGTGACATGTTCATAAGGAGATTCCGGAAGCGGATGAATAGGAGCTTTTAGTGATCTTGTTTAATTTTCTGTAAGAATGAAAAGATTGCTGTTGACAAATGGAGTGACAGTAGGTGGGTGAAATATATACTGTCTCATTGAGTGACAATAGTTGTACTaccagaaaaaataaaaaatattaattaaGCTGTCGGGGTCTCCTACCTCACCTCACTTTATCTCTGATTCAATACCTGGAACCACACAAGAACAATGCAGAAAAAAATGAGATATAATAATATGATTAAGGGTTGTATTTTAGTTTACAGTAACTGATGTATCAGTCCATCTAGCTTCTTTCTTCACTGATTATTACTTCATTATTTTACCGTGTCTAGTTCTTCGATGTTTCATATTTGTGGATTTCCACATAATAATGGCCTCTTTGTACATGAATTGCATGTGAAAACTGCCTTCAATCTTTGGAGAGATATACATTAAGCTTTAGGCAAAATATGCGGCTCATTTTCATTTCAGCCATTTGACAAAACATAATTCCGCTCTTTGCTAAAAAAAACATAATTCCGCTCGTTCGCTTTAATGTATGTACTTTGATAAAGCTGTACTGAAATGTATGTACTTTAACAGGCTGATTTGACTGCTTGGTCAGCTTTAAACTTCCAGTGACCCCATGATGGTACTGCCTTTAAACTTCCAGTGACCCCATGATGGTACTGCAAATCATCCCCAAGCAGGAAGTGCTTGACACACTAATGTGGTGATAGGTATGTTGCTCCAATCATTCGCTTATTTAGTTCAAAAGGGCTTATAAAGATTAATGTGAAACAATGGAGCATTACACCGACGATTAGCACTAAAGGGGACAATTATGAAAAGAGATTTAGCACTATATTTATGGTGACCGAAAGTTCTTCAACTAAGAGCAGTATATACCCATGACCATACTGCACTTAATGTCCCATCAGAACCATAAAACATGTCAAACACACGGCATTCAGATTTTCCAGATGCATTTTTGGAGATGGCGACGTCATTTTTCTTGCAGCAGTTCATCTTTCAAATGTTAGGCCGCCATATTATAGTAACTGAAATCAAAGTAGTAAGGGGTCGCCGTACAAGTAAGTATCAAAAGCAAACTCCAGGTGGATAGTACTATTTTTCTTATGAAATCCTTGTTTCTGTCAAGGAAACGTTCTAGACAGGGATTAAAGCTGAAAGACCACTGTCATCATGTGCAGGATAATAAAGTTACAAACAACAA
This portion of the Panicum virgatum strain AP13 chromosome 2N, P.virgatum_v5, whole genome shotgun sequence genome encodes:
- the LOC120658913 gene encoding uncharacterized protein LOC120658913, with amino-acid sequence MSKMRMCKAPELLKKAATVFKSKTEALRTKLVVLASLRRKMAVVRAISHRIHALVSSGREKQARLEYGDGALVLRKVATGILQEQADHGHDDGVINLSVVAMFEEDDHGYPDWTHSLFNDDGYNDDEDDECHDGNGVLDVLGEPSVMDVIRSNREVEGLEFNMDDEIDQACDMFIRRFRKRMNRSF